Sequence from the Longibacter salinarum genome:
CTCCGCCCGGGCCCATGCTCGTCGAGCCAGGTTCGTTTGGATCGTATGCATTGGTACACGTGCCGGGGAGATCGCCATCTGGATCGCTGGGATAGTCAGATTCTCCTAATGGATGTCCTCCCCAGCCGGGGTTGGCTCCATTATCAATTACCCACAGGTTTCCGCCCTCGGTCAGTACGAGGTCATACGCATTGCGCCATCCAGGGGAATAGATCTGGACCGGACTGTCGGTGGTGATTTTTGCCTGGTTCAGTCCGTCATTTCCTCCGAATGGGTCGTTTTCGTCGGTGTATCCAGAGGAGGGGGACAGGTCCAGTACTTCAACATCTAGTGTTACACCCTGCGGAGACCCCTGGAAAGGCGAACCGGCAGCTACATACATCTGGTTGTCGTATACGACGGCCTGCGTCCCGTGCCGACCGGAGTTCATGGGGGAGAGCGTTCGCCAAGTTTCTGTGGCGACGTTAAAGGCCTCGACCGTGTCGTAGGCATTCGATTGAAGGTTGCTTTCCCCTCCTGCGACGATAATTTCGCCGTTGATAAGGCCTGTAGGGGCAGCTGCACGAGGCGTAGGGAGATTGCTTGACTCAGCTAGCGTGCTCCATGTCCCTGAGTCGAAGTCGTATACATCCACCTCCGGGACGGTTTGATTGAAGATTGTCCCATCGGATGGGTCCGACTCGCGTCCTCCTATCGCGTATAGTTTGTTGTTGTATACCGTTACGAAAAAATGGTCGCGCGCGTGCGGTGCATCAGGAAGCGTTGTCCATGTGCCGGTAGAGGGATCGAACGCGTCGAATTTAGCAGTCGCCGGGCCATTGTGGCCGTTAGCATTGCCGCCCAAAAGGTAGATCTGCCCGTTATAGACGGCTGCGCCTCCACCGCCACGTCGACGATCGACCGGAATTTCCGCTCCAATCGACCAGGAGTCCGAAGCGGTATCGTATTCGTAAACGTTGGTGGCCGGTGGTTCATTGCAACAGGCTCCTGTCATTCCCCCGACTGCGTACACAACCCCACCTATTTCTACGGCTTGGAAGTGGTGGAGCGAGCCCGGCCAGCCCGTACCGGTTGGCATGGTGGATCCTGCACTCCAAGACGCCGAAACTGGGTCGTAGGTCTGAACAGTTTGAGATTCGCGACTCCCGATCATGTAGAATCGGCCGTCAACATTGATGAACGACGTTTCATGTCGGTCCTCAATGCCGGCCGCATCCGTCTGCCACACCCCGATTCCGACATCGGTTCGTGTCGGATCGTTCAAGGTCGGCATGTTATATTTGTACATGCGCCCGTTCGAGTCCGTCTTCGTCGGGAGCGCCTCGATCGTTGCGAGATCGATGGTTAAGACCGCTGCCGAATAGGCGTATTCCGTTGTTAGAGCAAAATTGTTCGACGGGGCACCAGCGTTCGTGTGGCCGCCGACCGCGACGTAGAGCGTATTGCTGGTCGCGTCCATTTGAATCCCGTTTACGGAATGATTCTCCTCGGATCTTGGTAGACCTCGCACCAAGTCGATGGCAGACCATGACGTGCCATCGTACGTCAATTTCGTCAACACACCGGAATTCGTATCGAGATTTGCATCTGAACCGTCGCTTCCTGCTCCTATGCGTGGGTCGCTTGATCCGACGTAAAGCACTGGCAGCGACTCATCTTGCGGATTCGAGCTAACGTAAATACCGGTTACTTGTCGTTGCCCTTGCCACTCAGACGGTGCCAGCGTCCCATCGTCGTTGTGATTCGGAATACTCTGAATGGCGGTTATCGACTCGACCGCTGTCGCTGTGTAGTTGTTAGCTGAACCTTTGGATATCGTGATGGCCTGAATCAGTCCGTTCTGCTGGGCTACGTACAGTCGACCGTCCGGGCCAAACTGGAGCGAGGTTGGAGCGGAGAGATCGAGGTTTTGCAGCGTGCTGGTAGTAAAGCTTTGCGCTACTGCAGAGACAGGGTATAACAGCAGCGAGACGAGGAGGAGGAGGAGGAACAGGTATCCATTGAGGGTCGTCGCCCAGGACGTAAAATACCGTCGCGTGACTCTTCGTAAACCGCTCATGATTCAGCCGGAAGTAGAAATGGGAGGTGGCCAACCTGTTTGCTACGATTCATTCTGTATTTAACCGAGCATCAGGAGGCCGGGAGAGATTGAGTACATTGAATGTATGGTTCTTGTACGTGCTATCGCGTCAACCACGCTAGGATCGGTATCGATTACTTCTGGATCATTGATGTACAACCTTTGAAGACCCACAGCCCAACCACGAGTGTGCTCTTCCTTTGCATTCTAGGCGCAAATGCGCGAATGCGCGTGAATGACTGCAGGCATACATGTGTTATTTCAGACTCGTCGAGCGATGGCAAACTCGGTATGTGATTCTCGTAAGAACAAGAATAGCGAACTGTGGGCGTGTAGGTGGGCATAAAAAACGTACGCTTAGTGTGGTCGTGATGGCGAAGGGCCATCTGGATGAGCGCACTGAGGTTTATCGTGTATCCATATCATAACTTTTTATGAGTGGATCATGATGAGCCACGTCCGTGGGGGATATGTGGCGACTTGGGAGAGTCTGACGACGTATGTGTCGCGACGGCGTGCTCCAGAGGATTGCCTCGCTGATGCCTAATCCTGCGCACCGATGCGCCGCAGTCGGTACAATGTGCGAGGCCGGTCAGCGGATACTGTGGAGCATCTCTGCTATCCCTTCCGATCCGACAGGTCCGCTGCCCGCCCTTCGCGCTTCATGATCCCTCTGTTTGTTCACGTTCGGCGCCAAGGTGCTCCACTCACCGCATCTCAACTGCGCAAGGAGGCGGCATCGTTGCTCGAGGTCGTCCCCGGCGTGCTGGACGTCAGCTTGGTGTCTCCGTTTGCTGGCATGTCGTGCGTCCGGCCGGAGGGAGCGACCGAGCGAACGTGGATCGCGGACGATGGGGAAACGGCGTGCGTAGCAGACGCGAGGTTCGATCACATCGATGACCTCAGAGCCGGATTCCCCGTTTCTCCGAACGCACCCGCTGCGGACATTGTCCAGGCTGCGTATCGGGAATATGATGGAGATGCGCCTCGATACCTTCCGGGGGATCTGGCCATCGTGATCTGGGACGAACGCAAGGAACAGCTTCTGGCAGCACGGGATCGCATTGGAACGCGCCCGCTCTTCTACCAGGAAACGAGCGATGGCATCGTTGTGTCATCCGAGTTGGTCGCGTTTAGGGCCTTTGGCGGGCTGGATCGGGTACGAGAGGACGCCGTAGCCGAATTTCTTGCAGGTGCCCCACGATTGGCATCCGCAACGATGTACGAGCGGGTCCACCGCGTCCCTCCCGGGCATATGCTCGTGGCGGACGGTGCGGGTACACGGGTGGAGCGCTATGATGCATTTCACTCCGATGCTTGTTTTCGCCGAAAGGACCCGTCCGATGTTCGGGCTGCTTTTCTTGAGCGGTTCCGGTCGGCCGTTCGAGTGCGTTGTGATGCCGGAGGTACCCCGGACGAACTGGATGATCGTCCGCCGGCCGTTCTGCTGAGCGGAGGCCTGGATTCGTCGCTCATCGCCTGCTGTGCACGAGATCATGCCCAGACTCGCGACCGCGGACCCGTCACCGCACTCACGTCGGTCTATTCCCGGGAGGAGTGTTCGGAAATCGACTTCGTGGAGGCCGTGACCGAAACCGGCGGATTCGACTGGATGCCCGTTCCGGCGGACGATCTCCGTCCAATCGATCATCTTCTGCAGATCGTCTCTCGGCTACGCGAGCCTCTTTTTGCCCCACATGCCTCCGCCTCGGAGGACCGGTTCGAGGCGGCCCGCGACGCCGGCGTCCGTATCCTTCTGGATGGACACGGAGGCGACGAAGTCGTGTCACACGGGCCGGTGCGAATGAGAGAGCTGGCCGTGAGCGGTCGCTGGTGGCAGCTCGCGCGAGAGGCGCGGGGAATGGCCGATCCGACGATCCCTCATCACGCTGCGCTCCTCTGGGGGTTGGCCGTCTATCGTGGCGTCGGGCACCGGTTGACGCAGAATCTCCCTCACCGCGTTCGAAGCCGAGTTCAGAGTTTGATAGGTCGAATGCAGGCAATGGCCTCGCCCGAACGCGGATCACCCACGGCGACATGGCGCGACGTGCTGCGTCCAGACCTCGTGGACGTCTGTTCCGGACGAGTAGAACAGGCTCGTCGGCTTGACCACAGGGCCGCGTCCACCAGTCACGAAGCCCACCGTCGGCTCGTAAGCGGGACTGACCAGCCGTTTTTTCTAGAATCACTGACGCGTCTCGCAGCCTCACACGGCGTGGAATTGCGGTTTCCCTTCTGGGATCGTGACCTGGTGGAATTTTGCCTCTCCCTTCCAGGCGAGTGGAAGTTAAGGGACGGTTGGGATCGGTACATCCTCCGCGACGCGACGGCGGGCGTCCTTCCCGATGCGATCCGCTGGCGTACGGAAAAAACCAACTTCTTTCCGTCCTTTCGCGATGGCTTGCGGGCCGAGATTGAGAGCGCCCGTAACCTCATTGAGGACGAATCGAATCCTGCGCGACCGTTCGTTCAGATTGATACGGTCCGCTCTCTGCTGAACGTGGCGTGCGACCCGGAAACCCATCCCGGCGACCTGCTTCTTCTATGGCGAGTCCTCGTTCTCTTTGCCTGGCTCAAAACGCTTCAGGATGATCTGGACTCCGTCGCTTCGGGATCCGCCTGTTTTCCGCGCCAAGGCTCACACGCCAACCCTGCTATCCCCACCCCTTGACACCGATGAATCGATACATCGCGTACGGTCTACGTATTCACTCCGACCTCCCTCTTCCCGAACTCGTCCCGGCAGAAGGCAACGCAGCCCCAGATGTCGTTATTCGCCTGCAGTCTCTCGACCCGGATCGGGAAGAGATGGACGAACCGGACACAGCATACTTTTCGTGGGAAGAGGTGGGACGGTTCGAGGCGCGTCGGGGAAAACACGTGATCGCAGATCTAAACGATAATGTCGATCCGGACATCGCACGGCTCCCTCTGTTGGGACTCGTGCTCGGGGCCATCCTCCTTCAGCGTGGGTTTCTGGTGTTGCACGCGAGTGCCGTCGTGGTGGACGACGGCGTCGTCGCATTTCTCGGCCACAAGGGATACGGAAAGTCGACGACCGCTGCCGCACTTCACGCGCAGGGACATCCTCTCATCGCCGACGACCTTCTCGCGGTGCATGTCCCGCAGGACGGCTCGACGCCGCTGGTCTGGCCGGGTTTTCCCGTACTGAAGCTGTGGCCCGAGTCGGTTTCGCCCGCAACAGGGACAGGAGCGGAAGCTTGGCCGACCTTGCACGAACGTGTCGAAAAACGTCTTTGCACGCTACCGCCTGAAGTTGCGCCGGATACGCCGATTCCGCTCCGTCGACTGTTCGTTCTCAAGCGAGGCGATCAACTGGCGATCGAGCCGCTCGCCCCATCGAAGGCATTTATTACGCTGCACTCGTTTTCGTATCACTTACCCGATTTACGAGAGCGTCTCCAAACGGCTGACCGCGCCGCAACACCCGTGGCGCAGTACGGAGAAGTCGTTAGCCATGTCCCCGTGCGTCACCTGGTTCGCCCAGCGGATCTGTCGGCGCTTCCGGAGATGGCGAACAGAATCGTAGATGAGATTCGAGGAGGGAGTTCTTGCGAGAAGCCCCCAGAAAAAACAGTTGCGGAATAAACCAAGAACGGAAGGGGCGATGGAGGGATGGAGCATACGATACCGGTTCGGCACCACGATCTTGGCTCCCTATTCCCTTCAGACCGCATTTACCCATCCGCCGATGAGGTAATTCACTATGGCATAGGGTCGATTTGACTCATGCCCGTCAAACTCGGGCGCCGGTGTCGTTTTCGTGCCGCGCCTGATCGAGAAGGCCGTTTCGGCGGTCTTCGTTTCTTCTCACAATCACTCGCCTTCCAATGGATAACAAGAAGAGCAAGTCGTATGAGCCCCCCCGCTTGAGTGAACTCGGGCGCGTGGAGGACATCACCGCTGCTGGTCAAAATGGCTATTGCCTGGATGACTCGTTTCAAGCGGGGACGCCCTTCGACGACCTGACGTTCTCGGTGTGCAGCTAACCTGAGCAAGGTTACTGGGCAAAAAGGGTAAACCTCCCGGTGGCTACGAAAGCGCCGGGAGGTTTTTGTGTGTCAGCGTATTTTGGGGCGGTCAGTCGTCCGACGTGTCGATAAGTTCGGTGAGCCGTTCATCTGCACGCGACGCTCCGTCACCGGACGTCGAGTGACATTCGTAGAGGGTCGGGCAATTGAAATCCCACACCAGCACGTAGGCGCCATGGTGGTCAACGTCTGTCACGTGTGAGATTCGCTGTGCCGCGAGGCGCTCTGCCGCGGCCGCGGATCGACCATCCTGTTCGTTATCGAGCGCCCACTGGGCATGGCTGCAGGTGAGCGCCAGTTCGAGCGAGTTGCCGAGCGTGAGAGCAAATCGACGAGCACCGGCCTGCATGGCGTCTTCGTCGCCCATCGCTTCTTTCAGCCAAACGACAGCGTCCCGGAAGGCGCGCACGGCCACGGCCATCGCTTCCTGCAGGCGAGGGGCCTGAACGCCACGTGCACATCGCTGAAATTCTTCCTTGAGCGGCGCAACGCCTCCGACCGACTGGATCGCTCGCAGGGTGTCGAGGGACAGCACGTTGGTCGTGCCTTCCCAGATCGGTAGCACCTGAGCGTCGCGAAGCAGAGTTGGAAGGCCGGTGTCTTCAACGTAGCCCGCTCCGCCGAATGCTTCGAGGAGTTCGCTTACGGCGGGAACGACCTGTTTGCCCGTGGTGAGCTTTGTGATCGGCGTAAGGAGTCGAAGAAGGCCCTGCTGCTCACCTGTC
This genomic interval carries:
- a CDS encoding asparagine synthase-related protein — protein: MIPLFVHVRRQGAPLTASQLRKEAASLLEVVPGVLDVSLVSPFAGMSCVRPEGATERTWIADDGETACVADARFDHIDDLRAGFPVSPNAPAADIVQAAYREYDGDAPRYLPGDLAIVIWDERKEQLLAARDRIGTRPLFYQETSDGIVVSSELVAFRAFGGLDRVREDAVAEFLAGAPRLASATMYERVHRVPPGHMLVADGAGTRVERYDAFHSDACFRRKDPSDVRAAFLERFRSAVRVRCDAGGTPDELDDRPPAVLLSGGLDSSLIACCARDHAQTRDRGPVTALTSVYSREECSEIDFVEAVTETGGFDWMPVPADDLRPIDHLLQIVSRLREPLFAPHASASEDRFEAARDAGVRILLDGHGGDEVVSHGPVRMRELAVSGRWWQLAREARGMADPTIPHHAALLWGLAVYRGVGHRLTQNLPHRVRSRVQSLIGRMQAMASPERGSPTATWRDVLRPDLVDVCSGRVEQARRLDHRAASTSHEAHRRLVSGTDQPFFLESLTRLAASHGVELRFPFWDRDLVEFCLSLPGEWKLRDGWDRYILRDATAGVLPDAIRWRTEKTNFFPSFRDGLRAEIESARNLIEDESNPARPFVQIDTVRSLLNVACDPETHPGDLLLLWRVLVLFAWLKTLQDDLDSVASGSACFPRQGSHANPAIPTP
- a CDS encoding lasso RiPP family leader peptide-containing protein is translated as MDNKKSKSYEPPRLSELGRVEDITAAGQNGYCLDDSFQAGTPFDDLTFSVCS